The genomic interval ACaattgttcttgttttctcATATATAGTTCCTTCTTATTCTGATTTTTGTTGGATCTGTCTTGTGTTCTGATGCAGCTCGGACCAAAAGCAGAGGATGTGGCAAAGCCTGTAAAGCCATTAGAGTTCCTAACGCGCTTCATCTTGGGTGCCTTGGCAGGAATGTACTATGTGCTGGTGCCTATATACATGTGGCTCAAAAATCTAATTGTACCAAAAGGCCAACCAATTTAAAAGCTTTATAAAATCTTATCTCAATCTCTACGTATGTGCTTTTCGTATTACTCCTAGTTGACGAGCATAGTTGTAGTGTGGCATGTATGCAGAGGATAAGACTGCATTGCTGATGATCCCTTAATAAGTTCCCCATCTCAGTTTCCATTTCTATTATCTGCGAGTAAATAGTGAGAAGCATTTTACTTTGATAATTAGATTTTCTAATGTTGCTTACATAGATTCATTCTCCAAATCGCAAAATCCATTCTGCAAACCCAATTTCTCATTCTTTTGCATGTGAATATGTTCATATCTTGAGCATGCTAGTTTTAATACTTGATTGCAAAAGgattctaaatttctaatagCAATTAGACACAGCCGTAACTATCACCTTAGCCATGATCTCCACATCCTCCACAAGGCTCTTCAAAGATAGATGATGAATTGCAATATGTGAGAAAAAGGTTGGGAAGATGGACTGCTAGAACAGAATGGGGAGGGTGGCTGCCTGTTGTTGTTGCTCTCTATTTTTCTTGGACGAAAAGAAACAACCAGTAAAGGAGCTCGTCTCCAAAGCATCCTAAATTTATAATGCTAAACTGCAGAGCATTAGACGCATCCGATGGAATAGTATTGAACATAAATTAGAGGTATTACAAGAGTAGCTTAAATTTGCCTTGGGCATCAGGCACGAAATTGGTCTCTATAAACTTATATAAACCATAATACTCCTGAAAGAGGACAAGACACTTGAGATGTCGAGGATAATCTTTGAATCATTCTGGTGAGCCAAGTGCAGTGAAGTTTCGAAAATCTAGGAAAACAAATTGAGGTTAACTGACAAAACAAGTAGTTGCCGATAGCAAAAGTGATCAGCATATGAAGCTTTCGAACGAGTCCGTAAGAATAATTCTCCAGAAATAAGTACAATAATGACTGAATGCCGGATGAATGTTAAAAGTCTGCATAAAACTGGGACACCCGAAGATGCATCGGAACTTCagcaaaaatataataaaagaaaaatgcaTCACTAAACAAAAGCTGTTTCTGTAGAACCTGATATGTCTCAGAACTATCTCGCAGTCTCTTGTGATATTGGATTGAAAATGAAAAGCTCGGACATCCTCTGAAATGAGGATTCCATTACATTCACATTCTATGACACATGCAAAACCAAGTCCAACACCTCTAATCTGTTTTGATGCATGCATTTTGTTTTGGTATCATTTGCTTCTCTTCTGAAGTTCTCATGAACCAGGATTCAGGGACTGATATCGTCATATGAGACCAACCCCCTTTGTTCAGCTGGAGAGCTTGATCTTGACTCACTAGGAGACCTAGAAGTCTTGTTCCGACGCTTGGGTGCAGCAACTGGAGATCTAGAATGAGACGTCTCTCGACTCCTGGACCTGGACTTAGCCCTATCTCTGTCTGGAGAGTGCTGATCACCAATGCATGGTCCAAGGCGGGATTTTAATCTGTCACTCACACGAGGCCGATCTGCTGGACTGCGGTCCCTACTTCGGCCACGATGTCCACCAGGGCTTCGAGAAATGCTCCTACTTCGACTTCTCTGGTTTCGAGACCTATATaacacaaactcattaataGGATGCATCCATGGGTCACTATGCCAAAAACACGATAACACAATTCACACGAAAAGAACAACTTAGCACAATCAACACTCATGAGCCGTAGCTCAGCAATACCAGAATTCTTGGTACTTAATATGTAATTGTTAAAGTTGCCAAGTCATATATTTCTTCCTTCCATTAGTGTAATATAAAATCTTTTTGAGTATAATGTAGAGTTCTGAAGTCCCTCAACAGAAACGAGTAAGTTGGACATCCTATTACCTGGGAGGACTCCTGCCTCTTGGTGGGCTTCGCACACGTCGAGGTTGCCCACGCTCAGAATAATTACGGTAGCTCAAGTATCTACAGGAACAAACATGAAATGAATGAATTTCGACCCCATGCATTGCTTACTCCAAATTCAGTCACGTAATGATAAGATTACCTGTCACGGTTACTTCTATAAATATCTCTTCCACCATATCGATAAGAGTTACCCCGTGTCCGCTCTGGGGATGGAGTACGGTAGCGACGTGCAAAGGCATACTGATCAGTGAAGCCACGTCCCTTCCTGATGCGCTTGGGAGTGCCATTTGGAGAAGTGCTTCTTGACAAACCACGTTCATGGTTTGAAGTAGAAGGTTCAGGAGCTCTCCGGACAGGGCTACCCAATGGACTTCTAGAAGGCCTTCCTCTCTTTTGCTCAAGGGAATTCCTTGGTGGACTTCTGCCAATAATCCTTTTAAGACTTGCGCTGCAAGATGGACTTCTGCAGATCAAATATGCAGAGTTATATTGTAAAGCAATCATAGAGTTTATACCAAACATAAAGATTCAAGTCCCaataatgaaaagaaaaaggaaataacATAAAACTTTATGACAGTATACGGgaatatcaaaattaaaaacctGGACTTGTTTGAGTCATCTGAGTACTGTTGCTTAGCAGTTTTTGCTTCGGCTTTATGCCCATTAGTTACACTAACATCATTCTTCTTTGGAGGATATTGACCTTCTTCCTGGGATGACTTGTCCCCACTTTTGTTTATATTGTTTCTCTGTTCAATGGATTTTTTCCCTCCCTGAGGAAGTTCATTTCCCACATCTGCAACAGCCGAACAAACTATGAGTTCACATTGGACTATACAATGAAGGAATATGTTAACTGAACCTGTACTCTACATTTTTTGCACCAAGCACAATTACacacaaaaatgaaaagaaaccaCATAAGCTGTTAGTATCAGGGTCACCCTTCAGAGAATGGATGACATACCAAGATTTCCAGGAGGTTTCGTTTCTGCATTCTTTAAATTGCCGTTTTTCCGAGAAGAAACATGACTATCTTTATCATCATCAGAACTGCTTCCGCTGGTCCTAGCACTCTCCATTTCAGTATCACTTGAACTTTCTGACCTCCTGGAAACCAGTTCATAAATCAGAATTCTACAGAGGATTCCAGGAGAAAATTTTGCAGACAACAAAGCAAATATTTCATCAACACAACTAGAACCCATACCGTTTCAACTTGCGCCTTGactgtttggcatgtcggcttctcttcctctctttctttccatcTCTTCTTTTCCTTGAACGGTAATGCTTATCTCTTTTCCCAGATTTCCTCTTCCTACGCCTTTCATCACTAAGAGAACTTGAGTTGGATGAATCTGAATCTGaatctgaagaagaagaatctgATGTGTCTAAATCAGACGAAGAATATTTCTtgcttctctttcttcttcccttCAGAGATTTTTTGTGCCTTCCTCTCACTTCCTCATCAGAACTATCCTCAGAAGATGAAATCTTCActgattttctctttttccctgaaataaaatcttattaatttatcatgtAAGCATACTCTACTATATAACACACGTATATTCCAGCAGACTTCTGCGtcttatataaaattaaactacctttctctttctctgttGCAATGAGGATTCTACTATCCTCAACTTCACCACAGTCAACAATTTTCACTGGTTGAGAAGGTTTCCCGCTATCTGAACCAGCTCTCTCCATTTTCTTAACTACATCTATTCCCTTTGTGACCTTCCCAAAAACAACATGTTTCCTGTATTGAAGATGAAGTAAAATGCAGCTGATGAGTTTAACTCATTTTATGGCTCATGCTAGTTAAACCACGCATAAAATAAGCAAAGTCAAATTACCCATTAAGATGTGGTGTAGGATTGAAGATGATAAAGAATTGAGACCCATTTGTATCTGGACCGGCATTTGCCATAGACAGAAGGCCAGGTCTATCATGCTTCAATTTAAAAGTTTCATCtgcaattaaataaaaatcatgAGCATAACTGAAGTAACATAAGGTGCAAACGTGAAGACAATACACAATAAATCCACCTGCAAACTTTCCTCCATAAATACTTTCTCCACCAGTTCCTACACATCAATCAAAGGTTGATTTTTAGAACCCTTGAACATATATGTAGTAGTCAAAGAGAATTCACAGTTAACACATAAAACTAAGTTAATTTACAAGGGAAATCATACCGTTTCCAGCTGAAAAATCTCCACCCTGTATAGAGAGGAAGTAGTCCACAATCAGTTATAAGTTAGAAAAGGATATTCTAAATTGTAGTGAggtaaaaattataaattgttCTCTAATTTTAAACtgtaatcatcaccaaatttacTACTTAAATCGCAAGTAACAATTCTAAGTTTAAAACACTTTGAAGTGAGATACGTGACCAAGGACTAAGTCTTCACATTGCATAGCCAATACATGAAACATATCCACAAGCCATGTACAAGAACGTAGTCAGTCCAAAGGTGTGGACATAATTTAAAAGAGCAGCTCGTTCTATTATCATATAGAGCAGCAACTGTTGGTACTAGCTTTTACAAGTTTGAGCAAGCTTTACGACAGAAGATAATATATTCAATTCCTATGGACCAGCCAtgtaagagaagaaaattgtCAGTCAGTAAGTCCAAAGTCCTGGCCAGGAAGCTTTTTGACCAAATGACAAAAAAGAACGCAGCTAATTAAATCACCAAGGATGTGCTtctatgtagcacggacacggacacggacacggacaccgTGACACGACAAATCTAAAAAACTTAGATCCCGATACggcaatttatatataatttaatatatttatcagtgtgtaaaaaatatataatacatgcaataatgtcaaattaaaattttaagttcattcaattgcataacaattcaaaagaaataaatataaggAAAGAAGAAAGGGAAAATGATGGGGCTAAAACaaaatttgggttttttttgttaagttttcgtttttctgtttttttttttatatctaaAATGATGATGTGCCGTATTGGAATTATAATGTGGTGTGTCGGTCAAAGTGTCAGGGAAGTGTCGGAAAATTCAATATTACTGACATGCCATTTGGCGTGTCGGACACGGTGTCGggaagtgtcggagtgtcggGAAGTGTTGGACACTTCGACACGCCAGCCTTAgaagtgtcggtgctacataggtGTGCTTCCTAGCTCCATAAGACACATTTTCATGTGCTAATAGAACAGTTTTTACTCGCAGACAGAAATAGATTTTA from Argentina anserina chromosome 2, drPotAnse1.1, whole genome shotgun sequence carries:
- the LOC126785017 gene encoding peptidyl-prolyl cis-trans isomerase CYP63; amino-acid sequence: MSKKVNPTVFFDVSINEAPTERIVIELFEDAAPKTAENFRALCTGEKGIGKSTGKPLHYKGSQFHRIIKGFMAQGGDFSAGNGTGGESIYGGKFADETFKLKHDRPGLLSMANAGPDTNGSQFFIIFNPTPHLNGKHVVFGKVTKGIDVVKKMERAGSDSGKPSQPVKIVDCGEVEDSRILIATEKEKGKKRKSVKISSSEDSSDEEVRGRHKKSLKGRRKRSKKYSSSDLDTSDSSSSDSDSDSSNSSSLSDERRRKRKSGKRDKHYRSRKRRDGKKERKRSRHAKQSRRKLKRRSESSSDTEMESARTSGSSSDDDKDSHVSSRKNGNLKNAETKPPGNLDVGNELPQGGKKSIEQRNNINKSGDKSSQEEGQYPPKKNDVSVTNGHKAEAKTAKQQYSDDSNKSRSPSCSASLKRIIGRSPPRNSLEQKRGRPSRSPLGSPVRRAPEPSTSNHERGLSRSTSPNGTPKRIRKGRGFTDQYAFARRYRTPSPERTRGNSYRYGGRDIYRSNRDRYLSYRNYSERGQPRRVRSPPRGRSPPRSRNQRSRSRSISRSPGGHRGRSRDRSPADRPRVSDRLKSRLGPCIGDQHSPDRDRAKSRSRSRETSHSRSPVAAPKRRNKTSRSPSESRSSSPAEQRGLVSYDDISP